From the genome of Streptomyces sp. S4.7:
GCACGGCAAGGACCTCGGCGACGCCATCCGTGACTTGACCGACGGGCGCGGCACCGACGCGGTGATCGACGCGGTGGGCATGGAGGCCCACGGCGCGCCCCTGGCCAAGGCCGCCCACTGGGCGGTGGGGCTCATGCCCGACGCCGTGGGCGAGCGTCTCATGGGCACCATGGGCGTCGACCGGCTCAGCGCCGTCCACGCGGCGATCGACATCGTTCGCAGGGGCGGCACGATCTCCTTGTCCGGCGTCTACGGCGGCGTGGCCGACCCGCTGCCGCTGCTGACCATGTTCGACAAGCAGATCCAGCTCCGGATGGGCCAGGCCAATGTCAGACGCTGGGTCGACGACATCCTGCCGCTGCTCACCGACGAGGACACGCTGGGTGTCGACACGTTCGCGACCCACCGGCTGCCGCTGGAAGAAGCCCCGCAGGCGTACAAGACGTTCCAGGACAAGCGCGACGGGATGATCAAGACGCTGCTCGTTCCCTGACGCGTGAGCGCGAGCGACGCGAAGTTGCTGCAGGTGCCGTGAGCCCGGCGTATCTCCCTCGGCGGGCGTACGCCGGGCTCAGTCGTCACAGGCTCGCAGAGCGTCAGGGGAGTGGTGTGCCGCCGGTGGCGTTGACGATCTCGGCGGTGATGTCCGTGAGGAGCCCGTGGCCCTTGTAGGACTCCTCGCCGTGGTCCGGCGGCGGGTCCATCGGACCGCTCCGGCCCGGATGCGACTGCTCCTGCTGAGGAAAGTCCGGCTGAGGGTACTTGGTCACCGGGTCCCTGGGCTCCTGTGTGTCGCTCATCGCACCTCCCCTGTCGGTGAAAAGGGGGCACTCATCTGTTCCCGGAAAGGCGCGGTCGTATCGGCTTCGTCTCGGGGAGAGTCCCGCGAGTGGCCGACGGAGGCGGCATCGGCCGGTGCCTACGTGGCTCAGGAGCGGCGCCGCCGGCGCCGGCGGCGACCTGGCTCACCAGGATGTACACGCCCGCACCGAGGGCGTCGCCGCAGATGAAGAAGTAGAGCGGCGACGTGGTCAGCACCCTCTTGGGCGGATCGGTGATCCCGGCGCTTCTGGGCTGGTAGGGCGGCTTTCACACGCCCCTGTGTACCCGACTCGGCAGCCGACAAGCGGCGGCTCCGCCGAACGCCTGGGACAGTGAGAGACATGCGGCCGAGCGCGCCGGGACCTGGCGGTCGGCCCACTCGGGGCCGTTGACCAGGGCTGGAGGGCCGATGGCCGTACGACATCGATTGATCGAGCGGCCCGTGGCGGACGTCTGGGCGGTGCTCGCGGACGGTTCGCGCTACGGCGACTGGGTGGTCGGTACATCTGACTCTCGCCCCCAGGAGGGGGCGTGGCCGGAGGTCGGCTCCGGCATCACGTACACGATCCGGCTGGGGCGATGCGCGGTGTCGGGCAGCACGGTTGTCCGGCGGTGCGAGGAGCCCGGTGTGCTGGAGCTGGAGGCCGACAGCGGCCGGCTCGGTACCGCGCGGATCGCCGTGGAGGTCCGCCCGTGGGGCGAGAACGCCCTGGTGATCATCGACGAGCACCCGCTGCGCGGACCGGGCGGCCTGCTCCACAACACGGCCGTGGACGCCCTGATCCAGCTCCGTCACCGCACCATGCTCGCCCGATTGGCGGACGTGGTGGAGCACTCTCCCGCCCACCCGCGCGCAGCCATCTGAACCGGACGCGCGGCCGTGTGCCCGCGCGGCCGTCCCGGCCCGGACACGGGCCCGACGAGAACCCCAGGAGGAGCCATGCCGGACGCGGTGGTCATCGGCGCCGGACCCAACGGTCTCGTCGCGGCGAATCTGCTCGCCGACGCCGGATGGAGCGTCGAGGTCCTTGAGGCGCAGCCGGAACCGGGCGGGGCCGTCCGCAGCGACCGGGGCGTCCATCCCGACTATGTGAGTGACCTGTTCAGCGCCTTCTATCCGCTCGCCGCCGCGTCACCGATTTTCGCGGACCTGGAGCTTCAGCGGGAGGGGTTCGACTGGGCGCGCGCACCCCGCGTCCTGGCGCATCCGCTCCCCGACGGGCGCTGCGCCGTCCTCGCACAAGGGGCGGCGGACACCGCCGCGAACCTCGACACGTTCGAGCTGGGCGACGGGGCGGCGTGGCTCGACCTCTGCGCGACCTGGAACCGCCTGGGCCCCGACATCATCCGTGCCCTCTTCACCCCCTTCCCTCCGGTACGGGCAGGGGTCCGCCTTGCCGCCCGGCTCCGGAACGCCGGCGGTCTGCGGCTGGCCCGGCGCCTGGTCCTGCCGGTCCGGCGTCTCGGGGAGGAGGAATTCCGCGGCGAGGGCGGCAGGCTGCTGCTCGCGGGCAACGCGCTGCACGCGGACCTCGGCCCCGAGGCGGCGGGCAGCGGCGGCTTCGGCTGGCTGATGTCCATGCTCGGGCAGACCTACGGATTTCCGGTGCCCGTCGGTGGGGCCGGTGCGCTCACAGCGTCCCTGGTGCGGCGTCTTGAGCGGCGTGGCGGGGTGGTCCGGTGCGGGGAGCGGGTGACCGAGGTCGTCGTACGGGGCGGCCGGGCCGTCGGCGTACGTACGCAGAGCGGCGAACCCGTACCGGCGTCCCGCGCCGTCCTCGCCGACGTGGGCGCGCCCGCGCTGTACGGCGAACTCGTCGACGAGGCCCATCTGCCCGGTCAGGTGCTGGACGATCTGCGCCGGTTCCAGTGGGACTTCGCGACCTTCAAGGTCGACTGGGCGCTGAACGGACCGGTGCCCTGGACGGCGCCGGAGGCAGCGACGGCGGGGACTGTCCATCTGGCCGACGGCGTCGACGGGCTCACCCGCTTCGCCGCTCAGCTCTCCATGGGGCAGGTACCCGACCGCCCCTTCCTCCTCTTCGGACAGATGACCACGGCCGACGCCACTCGCTCCCCGGCCGGCACCGAATCGGCCTGGGCGTACACACACGTCCCGCACCGCATCAAGGGCGACGCGGGCAAGGACGGCCTCACCGGGACGTGGGACCGGCGGGAACAGGAAGCCATGGCCGACCGCATCGAGAGCGAGGTCGAACGCTGGGCGCCGGGTTTCCGCTCGCGCATCAGGGCCCGCCGGCTCCTCGCGCCGCCCACCCTCCAGTCGATGGACGCCAACCTGCACGGCGGCGCCATCAACAGCGGCACCACGGCCATGCACCAGCAACTGGTGTTCCGCCCGGCGCCCGGCACCGGGCGGCCGGAGACCCCGGTCAAGGGACTGTACCTGGCCTCCGCTGCCGCCCACCCCGGCGGCGGCGTGCACGGGGCGCCGGGCGCGAACGCGGCCCGTGCCGCACTGTGTGGCCGGACCGATCGGTGTTTCCCACCGCCCGGCTTCCCGTGGGCCGTACGAGCCGGACAGAACGCCCCGGCGAGGCCGCGCGCTGAGGACCGGCCCGTCACGGAGCCGGACGTGTGATCTGCGACTGATGTGGGCCGCGCCGTGAGAAGCGCGACTTCGTGGGCACGGGAGGACAGTGACAGATATGACGTATGTGCTCCGTGGTGTGGTTGCTCCTGCATCCGGAAGAGATGAGCTCTTCCTCCCCACGACCCGTCCGACCGGCCGTCCCGGCGGCCCGAACCCGGCGGGACCGCAGAGCGACGAGGTGAGCCGATGCTCGGTCTGATCGGTACGTACGACAAGGGCGGCCGGGTGATGCTGCCGCGCGGCGTCTACGGGCCCCAGGAGGACACGCTGCTGCTGCGCGACGCGCTGGAACGGGAGACGGTCGGTACGGGGACGGCGGTCCTGGACGTGGGAACGGGGTCGGGCTTTCTCGCACTCGCCGCGGCGCGGCGGGGCGCGCGGGTGACCGCTGTCGACCGCACCCGCCGCGCGGTTCTCGCCACACGCCTGAACGCGGTGCTCGCCGGGCTGAGCGTCGAGGCCGTCCGTGGCGATCTTCTGGCCCCCGCCGTCGGCAGGCGGTTCCATCTCATCCTGAGCAATCCGCCGTACGTACCCGCGCCTGACGCCGGCCTGCCTGTCCGGGGCCCCGCCAGGGCGTGGGACGCGGGCCACGACGGACGCCTGCTCATCGACCGCCTGTGCGACGGAGCGGCCGGGTCGCTCCACCCTGGTGGGGCACTGCTCCTCGTTCACTCGGCGTTGTGCGGGGTATCCGACACCCTGGGCATGCTGGAGCGCGCGGGCTTGCCGGCCGAGGTGACGGATCGCTGCTCCGTGCCCTTCGGTCCCGTCCTTGACTCGCGGCGGCAGTGGCTGCTGGA
Proteins encoded in this window:
- a CDS encoding NAD(P)/FAD-dependent oxidoreductase, with translation MPDAVVIGAGPNGLVAANLLADAGWSVEVLEAQPEPGGAVRSDRGVHPDYVSDLFSAFYPLAAASPIFADLELQREGFDWARAPRVLAHPLPDGRCAVLAQGAADTAANLDTFELGDGAAWLDLCATWNRLGPDIIRALFTPFPPVRAGVRLAARLRNAGGLRLARRLVLPVRRLGEEEFRGEGGRLLLAGNALHADLGPEAAGSGGFGWLMSMLGQTYGFPVPVGGAGALTASLVRRLERRGGVVRCGERVTEVVVRGGRAVGVRTQSGEPVPASRAVLADVGAPALYGELVDEAHLPGQVLDDLRRFQWDFATFKVDWALNGPVPWTAPEAATAGTVHLADGVDGLTRFAAQLSMGQVPDRPFLLFGQMTTADATRSPAGTESAWAYTHVPHRIKGDAGKDGLTGTWDRREQEAMADRIESEVERWAPGFRSRIRARRLLAPPTLQSMDANLHGGAINSGTTAMHQQLVFRPAPGTGRPETPVKGLYLASAAAHPGGGVHGAPGANAARAALCGRTDRCFPPPGFPWAVRAGQNAPARPRAEDRPVTEPDV
- a CDS encoding SRPBCC family protein, with translation MAVRHRLIERPVADVWAVLADGSRYGDWVVGTSDSRPQEGAWPEVGSGITYTIRLGRCAVSGSTVVRRCEEPGVLELEADSGRLGTARIAVEVRPWGENALVIIDEHPLRGPGGLLHNTAVDALIQLRHRTMLARLADVVEHSPAHPRAAI
- a CDS encoding HemK2/MTQ2 family protein methyltransferase, translated to MLGLIGTYDKGGRVMLPRGVYGPQEDTLLLRDALERETVGTGTAVLDVGTGSGFLALAAARRGARVTAVDRTRRAVLATRLNAVLAGLSVEAVRGDLLAPAVGRRFHLILSNPPYVPAPDAGLPVRGPARAWDAGHDGRLLIDRLCDGAAGSLHPGGALLLVHSALCGVSDTLGMLERAGLPAEVTDRCSVPFGPVLDSRRQWLLDRGLIAPGDNNEELVIIRAERAA